GAGTCAGACCGAAGTCCCTTTAATCCAGGATTCCATAATGGGACATTAGATGCCTGTGGGGGCAATGGACTGCCCCTTGGAAAATGACTAGCGGGTCCACTAATTTTGGCTTTGCCCACCCTGGTAAAGTGAACAAACAGGCCCGGCAGATAAGGTCCCTTAGCATTTTTTTGGTCTTGCTTCTGACATACGAAAAAATTGGTGTTGGCCTTTAAAGTCCCAACTCCCCACCAAGGGACccggtacacccccccccccaagttcattATCAGTCGGAGAAGAATGAATGGAGGCAGGAGCAAGGAAGAAAGCAAGGCAgacctttatttttctgttgcaacagagtccctCCCCCCCAGAACTTGCAAGGAggtgaggacccagaacaaaggtgtgtagCAACTTTTAAAGGCTTTATAAATTGCCCAGCCCATTAGCCCAAAGAACAGCCCAAAGCGCCATGCACCACAAAAAATGGGTTGCACATGTAACTCGGGCCAAGCTCAGAGCTCAGGTTTCTGCAACACATTTGCAAGTCTGTCACTCAGAGATTTGAACTCAGAGATTTGAACCATACCAGATCCTTGTTTTTCCTGGCTTGCCAGAGCATCTATTGAAATGTTGCATACACAGGTTCAGAATCTGTTGACATAAGATTGGGCCCCATTCCTAACAAGATGATCTTTATCTATTAACAGGACTACAGACTTGCAAATGTAAAGACTGCAGTCTGTGGAGGAATGATTTTAGCACAAACTTCACCTCCTTCTGTCTCACATTTTCCCagaaaacatttcttaaattGTTGAAGGGTGAAGGatcaggggttgttgtttttttttaggaagagggGTGCCTGCTATGGGTGTGTTCCTTAAAATCCATGCAGCCCTTCTGTTGCCCCTCCAGTGATTCTGGCCAAGTATGGAATGGATGGGAAGAAAGACACGCTGCTGGGAGTCACAAACTACGTCAAAGACAGCCTGGAGAACGATGTGCTTGATGATCCCCGGCTGGAGAAGCTCTGGAACAAGGTCTGTCTTTGAATGTGCTTTCTTTGGCCAGGTGGGGGGTGGTTCTGTTGTGTCCACAATGTCAGCAGGTGTGTGGATCCAGCCCCTGATTTGCTAGTCCAAGAGGAATGCCAGCACAGGGAGAAACAAGCAGCAGTTCGGCTGtagtgatagatagataggtagatagatagatagacagatagatatcaAGGGGAACCATCAGTTTTTGGAGCATTCTGCCCTCCCCTAATTCTGCCCTGTTGACACCTCCCAGCCTAAGTCTTTCAAGGGAAATTCATCTCTGACAGATAGTGGCCTTGGGAGGCTCTGCGTCCTTTAAGAAGGGGAGTGGGTCCGTTGAAGGAGCACCCCTTATTTTCTGGTGACCGTTCCACTTCACACATCTTTTTGCTAGCTGGAAGAAGCTTCTTGGCCCTGACGGCTGTGCCGTGTCTCCGCTGCCAGAAGCCCTATGtccctgttataagaaaaactgctcccttttccTTACGGGGTATTCCGGAGCCCGtacagagtccttaagtgggttccctatcagtaggaggaaataacagaggccagccaaagaatactgagaagcaaagcagccaggaagcctgatctttattaaactgttgcaacgcaggagggaggagagaacccagaacaaaggtgtgtaaGCTCCTGTATAGACTTCgaaattgcctcccctgtagctcaagatcacccccccacacatcatccatacatcacagaaagaggtggtccccagcagaaattggagtgtgttgcttctctcctgtctgccaggatacctgataaggCCTTATCTGATTGTCTTTTCTGGGTATcctggccattccttggagatggtCAATACTGAATCTCTTACCCATATTTATAGTGTTCTCAGCTTAACAGATatttgccagactgtatttgcagGGAGGTGTAATCCCCTACAATCCAAAGaccattggaaagcttttcccatttccttcctccttgcggaggaatatttgaggtccatttgggagagtcaaaatagcttcaggattgctctcctgtactatttcagacatgtggtttatatacttatgtatgtgtttgccttgtacatttatgaacatttattatatatatataagtcctTAGAATTCCCATAACACCCCTTAATTTGGGTTGCTGGAaatcccctttggcctgatcctgcaggctcctcCTGTAGTATTACGCCTGGTCTCTCCAAGGGAGGGGTGAGGGGGCATCGTTCCTCCTGCCCTTCTCTTTGGTCCCCAATTCTTCTGCTTCTTGTACCGAGAGCTGCTTCCCTTGAGTCAGGAACCGTGGAAATTCTCGCTTTTAGGAACAGCAGTTGTgattttctgcactgactgggagggttggactaaatgactttTCAGGTCCCTCCCAACCAGTGGCAACTTTCTGTCCGCAAAGGTGAGAGAGGAAACATTTCCCCTCCATGACGTTCTCTCACCCCAATCAGTTGTGTTCTTCTTGCTGTTGGGTGTTCTGGGGAACTGAAGGCATCTGGCCTGCAATGGCCTCACCCAGAATCAGGTGCCTCAAAACAGGATTTCCAGGGAGAGAAAATTTGTAGGACAAAAGAGCAGGACTCAAAGAAAATTTGTGTGCCCCACGTTGCAATCCAACACCTTCCAAAACAGGATATTCCACAAAATGCTGTTGGCAAAGAGTGGGGTTACCCTCTTGCTACTACTGGTCTTTCTTGGGTCTCTCTTCAAGGCCAAAACTTCAGGGAAGTTCACCGACGAAGAGCTGGACAAGCTGTGGAGGGAGTTCAGGCACCACAAAGAGAAGGTCCGAGACTACAACCTCCTGCTGGAGACCGTCAGTCGGACGGAAGGTATTTGCACCCCTCCTGCCACCCCCTTTTtcctaaattatttttattaattttttattaatactCCAATTGATAGAATATCATCTCTTGCCACatcataatacaaataataaagccAATTATACATTCCAAATTATATATTTCAAAAAGACTTCCCGTGTTCTCGCTGGTCAagagaaatttttttatttcttgttcCTGCTTTTTCTCTCTTGTTTATTCCCAATATCATACCAGTAGTTCCGATCTTAATCCTTTATCTTAACAGCCACTGGTGTGAGACTTTCACCTCCTGCCAACCCCTTGACCCCCTTCGGTAATCCCACCCCTCACTTTgggacagggtggatttgatttaaatcacgatttaaatcactagtcagtaagacttgatttaaatcatttttttacagaaagactcattcttgcatatttacaaccagatgaatgtttcatttttggaataataaattttcagagtagtttttacagttttattgaaaatgactgatttggttatattattagaaatacatagacagaatTATGAAATTATTATGAGGTTTAATaaatttggacaacttttctgctgtacttcattggaaggagaaaaataatcatttccttcataacaatttatttaactaaaatggtaacattatagcatatgtctccatgtttgttaactaatgtggttaaacaattttttaaaaaaacaacatacacctgagactgagttttagcacacatgaaaaacttaaaacaaatccttatttcctggtgaatagcctttggactataatgtaacttaaacagaaaatctttagaaagatttttcctccaaaagcattttattttaaagatccgatttaaatttttaattaattttttaaaagccccattGATTTTCACCCCCCCTGCTTTGGGAGGCTTCTCCCACCCGCGGCTTCCTCCAGCTGATGCCATTTTCCGTTTtgctcctcccgcccctcccagaCATCCACAAGAACATGATTGCCggcctggaagaggaggaggttccCCGCAAGCACGACCTGCTGCACCAGAAGCACTCTGAGCTCAAGGAGAAGCTGCACAGCATCAACCAGGGCTTTGAGCGGCTGCGCAGGGTCACCCACCAGGGCTATGACGACTCCAGCGgtaggtctctccccccccccactgcttgcACCTGTGGGTTATATGGCTGGGGCGCTGGTGGGTcttggccaggggtcagcaaactttttcagcagggagccggtccactgtccctcagaccctgtgggggagccagactatattttggaaaacataataataataataataataataattaatagtaattttatttataccccgcccttcccagtcaagaccgggctcatggcggctaacaacaaaatatcaacgcaaatataaaagaaacaattcagctaaaatgcagattaatacaatgttaaaattcaattttaaaattaaaaatctacaagtaagataaaaccattagaagataaaaccttaggggagggtagcCCCGGGGTCAGGCtgcatcagtccaaaggccaagcagaacagctgtGTCTTGCAGGcccacgaaaagatgacaaatcccgaattcctatgccccacaaataacccagagatgcattttaaataaaaggacacattcttctcatgtaaaaacacgctgattcccggaccgtctgttggccggattgagaaggtgattgggtcggatctggcccccgggccttagtttgcctacccatagtcTTGGCCAATCCCTCAGCGTTGCCTTCACAAATTCCACAAGTGTCCTCTTGCCTTCGAGAAAGATGTGCTttggaccccaccccacccccagctccttcCCTGGCAGCCCGGTGTGATTCCTCTGCTGGCGCCTGTGGAGAGTGGCATTTGGgctgggaaggaggcagcagggagggggttgtcaaGGCAACGGGGTAGGGAAGCCGATGATGTGCCTGGATGCTGTGGCAGGAAGTCCCAGGAGGGGGGCTTGCAGGGCAGGGGGCTGTGGGGTTGCTGTCTTGCTTGGGGGCACCTGGGTGCCCACTGTAGGAGCCAGCATGCTGGACCATATGGccccccttgggcctgatcctgagattttctctctcactctttgAACAATTGAAATAAGATGTGCCGAACTCCAGGAGGAGATACTTTCTCTTTTTGTGCGCAAGCATTTCCTTGAGTGCAGTCGAGCCTTTTTGCAATCCAGCTGCTGCTGTTCGAGTTTCCACCCAGAAATCTCCTTTGTCCCTCCAGAATTTGAGGAGCCCCGAGTGATTGACTTGTGGGATCTGGCTAAATCCACCAATTTCACCGAGAAAGAGCTTGAGTCGCTTCGGGTATGTTGGCTTCAACCTCTCTGATTTGGGGGCTTTTGGGGCTTAATTCTGACCGTCCTCTTGGCCGAGACACAAATGCCACAGGGTTAGCTTCTTGCTTTAACCTTTGGAGGGAGCAGGGGGCTTCCGTTGGGCGCCTTGCGCTGCGTTGATCAGAAACGTGTCTGGCATCTGGAAGAGCTGAGTTTGGAAGGGGCCCCCGAGGGATTTGTAACAAATGCTTCTGTCTGAAAAATGCCTCTTGTTCCTTGCAGAAGAGATGGTCCTGGCGCTCTCCGTCCCTCCTTGCTTCTCTCTGGGCGGCTGAGGGTGCAaaggatcgtgtgtgtgtgtttggggggctgCTGTGACATGTGGGGTGTGATCCGTGAGAGGCagtcaagtgtgcatgcacacttcgtgtatctgacgaagtgtgcatgcacatgaaagctcataccaaaataaaaacttagttggtctttaaggtgctactgaaggattttttttatttgtattattgtaattgaaatgctagagaagacacgcaagggaatgtttggtccagccagtcaaaacttcctgttcctcctggctggagcatcttttgcatgtgatagaaggtgggcatgAACCAatctgtccaggtaacaaaaggatgagtcacGCAGCACCCTTCCCATCTTTTTGACTCccttcttcgtttgaccagcttctagctaggattgctctgctagctctcagctagcagaagccctgggattattcccccatatggggtagatccacatgcaCATATTTGTAaccaagtctgccttcagggatccagctATGTACTGATGTAAGTAAATTTCTTCTATTGACTGTGAATAAGActgtggcatctttattcttttaagagggattcagggGAACTTAACCAGGAACATACAGTTCcatctgagacagactgaattgtataatagtgagaggctcacacgagcctgcaaccagctatctgctctacgtgagaaggggaatgtaactctgctaactaaaggaacttgctagtgcaagctAGGAAGGATTTTAATAAACAATATAGCctttcctgccaccctgaacattcccacatgacATGGGTGCGCTCTCTTTCCTTGGTTCTCTGGGTAGTTGAGGGTTcaaaggattgtgtgtgtgtgtttgggggggttgCTGTGACATGGGTGCTGAGGGCATGGGACACCGCTGTGCCCACCTGCGAATTTATCATAAACCCCTTCGAGATCTTTCAGGTACTTATCGAAGGAAATGATATCTCCTGCTTTCCTAGGAAGAGCTCAAACACTTTGAAGCGAAGGTGGAGAAGCACCACCATTACCAGAAGCAGCTGGAGATTTCGCACCAGAAGATG
This region of Zootoca vivipara chromosome 11, rZooViv1.1, whole genome shotgun sequence genomic DNA includes:
- the LRPAP1 gene encoding alpha-2-macroglobulin receptor-associated protein, with the protein product MLLRARLLRALLAALAVQAAAGGKYSREANEEKAAAAAEFRVVKLSQVWAKAQRLHLSAVKLAELHSDLKIQEKDELSWKKLKAEGLDEDGEKEAKLRRNLNVILAKYGMDGKKDTLLGVTNYVKDSLENDVLDDPRLEKLWNKAKTSGKFTDEELDKLWREFRHHKEKVRDYNLLLETVSRTEDIHKNMIAGLEEEEVPRKHDLLHQKHSELKEKLHSINQGFERLRRVTHQGYDDSSEFEEPRVIDLWDLAKSTNFTEKELESLREELKHFEAKVEKHHHYQKQLEISHQKMRHIEGMGDEEHLSRNKEKTAMLEEKTKELGYKVKKHLQDLSTRISRGLQHNEL